From Xyrauchen texanus isolate HMW12.3.18 chromosome 12, RBS_HiC_50CHRs, whole genome shotgun sequence, one genomic window encodes:
- the LOC127653291 gene encoding transcription activator BRG1-like, translated as MSTSDPPMGGTPRPVPSPGPGPSPGAMLGPSPGPSPGSAHGMMGPSPGPPSSGHPLPPQGPSGYPQDNMHQMHKPMEGMHEKGMPDDQRYNQMKGMGMRQGGHAGMGPPPSPMDQHSQGYPSPLGSSEYAPSPVPSNGPPSGPMMPSGPGAVTMEGGDPQAMGQQNRSVVSGAGPSGGPPNAGGPAGPGGPTPFNQNQLHQLRAQIMAYKMLARGQPLPDHLQIAVQGKRPMPGMQQGMPNMSPISGQGAGPPGPGGPNYNRPHGMVGPNILPPGPSGVPPGMQGQPSNGPPKSWPEGPMVNAAAPASAPQKLIPPQPTGRPSPAPPSVPPAASPVMPPQTQSPGQPVQPPPMVLHQKQNRITPIQKPRGLDPVEILQEREYRLQARIAHRIQELENLPGSLAGDLRTKANIELKALRLLNFQRQLRQEVVVCMRRDTALETALNGKAYKRSKRQSLREARITEKLEKQQKIEQERKRRQKHQEYLNSILQHAKDFKEYHRSITGKMQKLTKAVATYHANTEREQKKENERIEKERMRRLMAEDEEGYRKLIDQKKDKRLAFLLQQTDEYVANLTDLVRAHKAVQALKDKKKKKKKKKKMAENAEGGAPVLGPDGEPLDETSQMSDLPVKVINVDSGKILTGMDAPRAGQLDTWLEMNPGYEVAPRSDSEDSGSEEEEEEDDEQPPHSQSSTEEKKKVPDPDCEDVSEVDARHIIEHAKQDVDDEYGSAAFARGLQSYYAVAHAVTEKVDRQSTLLINGQLKQYQIKGLEWLVSLYNNNLNGILADEMGLGKTIQTIALITYLMEYKRLNGPFLIIVPLSTLSNWVYEFDKWAPSVVKLAYKGSPAARRAFLPILRSGKFNVLVTTYEYIIKDKQVLAKLRWKYMIVDEGHRMKNHHCKLTQVLNTHYLAPRRILLTGTPLQNKLPELWALLNFLLPTIFKSCSTFEQWFNAPFAMTGEKVDLNEEETILIIRRLHKVLRPFLLRRLKKEVESQLPEKVEYVIKCDMSALQRVLYRHMQAKGVLLTDGSEKDKKGKGGTKTLMNTIMQLRKICNHPYMFQHIEESFSEHLGFTGGIVQGLDLYRASGKFELLDRILPKLRATNHKVLLFCQMTSLMTIMEDYFAYRSFKYLRLDGTTKAEDRGMLLKNFNDPSYQYFIFLLSTRAGGLGLNLQSADTVIIFDSDWNPHQDLQAQDRAHRIGQQNEVRVLRLCTVNSVEEKILAAAKYKLNVDQKVIQAGMFDQKSSGHERRAFLQAILEHEEQDEEEDEVPDDETVNQMIARSEEEFDHFMRMDLDRRREEARNPKRKPRLMEEDELPTWIMKDDAEVERLTCEEEEEKMFGRGSRQRKEVDYSDSLTEKQWLKAIEEGTLDEIEEEVRHKKTTRKRKRDRDIDLPGPAMPSSSGRSRDKDDDCKKQKKRGRPPAEKLSPNPPTLTKKMKKIVDTVIKYKDGNGRQLSEVFIQLPSRKELPEYYELIRKPVDFRKIKERIKSHKYRSLNDLEKDIMLLCSNAQTFNLEGSLIYEDSIVLQSVFTSVRQKIEKEEESEGEESEEEEEDADEGSESESRSVKVKIKLSRKEKMERGKGRRRTGRSSRPKPVVSDDDSDDEQDEERSGSGSDED; from the exons ATGTCCACTTCTGACCCACCCATGGGTGGGACCCCTCGGCCAGTCCCTTCCCCAGGCCCTGGGCCGTCTCCTGGGGCCATGTTAGGGCCTAGTCCTGGACCTTCACCTGGCTCTGCCCATGGCATGATGGGCCCCAGCCCCGGGCCCCCCTCCTCAGGACATCCACTACCTCCTCAGGGGCCCTCAGGCTACCCACAGGACAACATGCATCAGATGCACAAG CCCATGGAAGGCATGCATGAGAAAGGCATGCCTGATGATCAACGTTACAATCAAATGAAGGGCATGGGCATGAGACAGGGTGGGCACGCAGGCATGGGACCACCACCTAGCCCAATGGACCAACACTCTCAAG GTTACCCATCACCTCTTGGCAGTTCTGAGTATGCCCCCAGCCCGGTACCTTCTAATGGGCCTCCTTCTGGCCCTATGATGCCTTCTGGCCCTGGTGCAGTAACCATGGAGGGTGGAGACCCCCAGGCCATGggtcagcagaaccgaagtgtcGTATCGGGTGCAGGACCCAGCGGAGGACCTCCAAATGCAGGTGGACCTGCTGGCCCTGGGGGACCCACGCCTTTCAACCAAAACCAGCTACACCAGCTGCGGGCACAGATCATGGCATATAAGATGCTGGCACGTGGACAGCCCCTACCTGACCACCTGCAGATAGCAGTACAGGGAAAGAGGCCGATGCCAGGCATGCAGCAGGGGATGCCCAACATGTCCCCTATTTCAGGACAAGGAGCAGGCCCTCCTGGACCAGGGGGACCCAACTACAATAGACCACATG GAATGGTCGGACCAAACATTCTTCCTCCAGGACCCTCTGGGGTTCCTCCAGGCATGCAGGGACAACCTTCTAATGGACCACCAAAATCATGGCCTGAAG GGCCCATGGTGAACGCTGCTGCCCCTGCAAGTGCCCCGCAGAAGCTGATACCTCCCCAGCCCACAGGCCGCCCCTCTCCAGCCCCACCCTCCGTTCCTCCTGCTGCCTCGCCCGTCATGCCCCCTCAAACTCAGTCTCCTGGGCAACCGGTCCAGCCGCCACCCATGGTGCTCCATCAGAAACAGAACCGCATCACGCCCATTCAAAAACCCAGAGGTCTGGACCCTGTGGAGATCCTTCAGGAGAGAGAGTACAG GTTACAGGCTCGTATTGCCCATCGTATTCAGGAACTGGAGAACCTTCCTGGTTCTCTTGCTGGAGATTTGAGGACCAAAGCCAACATTGAGCTTAAGGCTCTTAGGCTCCTGAACTTTCAGAGACAG CTCCGTCAGGAAGTAGTCGTGTGTATGCGGCGTGACACTGCCCTGGAGACAGCGCTGAATGGCAAGGCCTACAAGCGCAGTAAGAGACAGTCGCTGCGTGAAGCTCGTATCACTGAGAAACTTGAGAAACAGCAGAAGATCGAGCAGGAACGCAAGCGCCGACAGAAACACCAG GAGTATCTCAACAGCATCCTGCAGCATGCCAAGGACTTCAAGGAATACCATCGCTCCATCACCGGAAAGATGCAGAAATTGACCAAAGCCGTGGCCACGTACCACGCCAACACTGAGAGAGAGCAGAAGAAAGAGAATGAGCGTATCGAGAAGGAGAGAATGAGAAGACTGATG GCTGAAGATGAGGAGGGTTACAGGAAGCTGATCGATCAGAAGAAAGACAAACGTCTGGCATTCTTACTACAGCAGACAGACGAGTATGTGGCCAACCTCACCGACCTCGTAAGAGCCCACAAAGCTGTCCAGGCCCTCAaagacaagaagaagaagaagaagaaaaagaagaag ATGGCAGAGAATGCCGAGGGCGGAGCTCCTGTTCTGGGTCCAGATGGAGAG ccgCTGGATGAGACCAGTCAGATGAGTGATCTACCTGTGAAGGTGATTAATGTGGACAGTGGGAAAATCCTCACTGGAATGGATGCTCCTAGAGCTGGACAGCTGGATACTTGGCTGGAGATGAATCCAGG GTATGAAGTGGCCCCCCGGTCAGACAGTGAAGATAGCGGCTCGGAGGAGGAAGAG GAGGAAGATGATGAGCAGCCTCCGCACAGTCAGTCCTCAACCGAGGAGAAGAAAAAGGTTCCAGATCCAGACTGTGAGGATGTGTCTGAGGTGGATGCAAGACACATCATTGA GCATGCCAAGCAGGATGTTGATGATGAATATGGTAGTGCAGCTTTTGCTCGTGGATTGCAGTCATACTACGCTGTGGCTCACGCCGTCACAGAGAAGGTGGATCGGCAGTCGACTCTGCTTATAAACGGACAGCTCAAGCAATACCAG ATAAAAGGTCTGGAGTGGCTGGTATCTTTATATAACAATAACTTGAATGGAATTCTGGCTGATGAAATGGGTTTAGGAAAAACCATCCAGACTATCGCACTCATCACCTACCTCATGGAGTACAAACGACTAAACGGACCCTTCCTCATTATTGTTCCGCTCTC GACTCTTTCAAACTGGGTGTACGAGTTTGATAAGTGGGCTCCGTCTGTAGTAAAACTTGCTTACAAG GGGTCTCCTGCTGCTCGCCGCGCGTTCCTTCCCATTTTGCGCAGTGGCAAGTTCAACGTGCTGGTCACCACTTACGAGTACATCATCAAAGACAAGCAAGTGCTGGCCAAG CTCCGCTGGAAGTACATGATAGTGGATGAAGGGCATCGTATGAAGAATCACCACTGTAAGCTGACTCAGGTGTTGAACACGCACTACCTGGCACCCCGGCGTATCCTGCTCACTGGCACACCGCTGCAGAACAAGCTGCCTGAGCTGTGGGCTCTGCTCAACTTCCTGCTGCCCACCATCTTTAAGAGCTGCAGCACCTTCGAACAGTGGTTCAACGCGCCGTTCGCCATGACTGGAGAGAAG GTGGACCTGAATGAGGAAGAGACCATTCTGATCATTCGTCGTCTGCACAAAGTGCTCCGTCCCTTCCTGCTCAGGAGACTCAAGAAGGAAGTGGAGTCCCAACTGCCCGAGAAG GTGGAATACGTGATTAAGTGTGACATGTCAGCGCTACAGAGAGTTCTGTACAGACATATGCAGGCTAAAGGAGTGCTGCTCACTGACGGATCTGAGAAAGACAAGAAG GGTAAAGGAGGCACGAAGACTCTGATGAACACTATTATGCAGTTGAGGAAGATCTGTAACCACCCTTACATGTTCCAACACATTGAG GAATCATTCTCTGAGCACTTGGGCTTCACTGGAGGGATTGTTCAGGG ACTTGATTTGTACCGCGCCTCTGGTAAGTTTGAGCTGCTGGATCGTATCCTGCCGAAGCTTCGCGCCACCAACCACAAAGTGCTGCTCTTCTGTCAGATGACCTCTCTCATGACCATTATGGAGGACTACTTCGCCTACCGCAGCTTCAAATACCTGCGCTTGGACG GAACCACTAAGGCTGAAGATCGTGGTATGTTGCTGAAGAACTTCAATGACCCATCGTATCAGTACTTCATCTTCCTGTTGAGTACCAGAGCTGGAGGTCTGGGGCTGAACCTGCAGTCTGCAGACACTGTTATCATCTTTGACAGTGACTGGAACCCTCACCAG GACCTGCAGGCCCAGGATCGAGCTCATCGTATCGGGCAGCAGAACGAGGTGCGTGTACTGCGTCTGTGTACTGTGAACAGCGTAGAAGAGAAGATCCTGGCCGCTGCCAAATACAAGCTGAACGTGGACCAGAAGGTCATTCAAGCTGGTATGTTTGATCAGAAATCTTCCGGCCACGAACGCAGAGCTTTCCTGCAAGCCATCCTGGAGCACGAAGAGCAGGATGAG GAGGAAGATGAGGTACCTGATGATGAGACCGTTAACCAGATGATCGCCAGAAGTGAGGAAGAGTTCGATCACTTCATG CGTATGGATCTCGACCGTCGTCGTGAAGAAGCTCGTAACCCGAAGCGCAAACCCCGTTTGATGGAAGAGGATGAGCTGCCTACCTGGATCATGAAGGATGATGCAGAAGTGGAGAGACTCACctgtgaggaagaggaggagaagatgTTTGGCCGCGGCTCCCGTCAGAGAAAGGAGGTGGACTACAGCGACTCTCTCACCGAGAAACAGTGGCTCAAG GCCATCGAGGAAGGCACTCTCGACGAAATTGAAGAGGAGGTGCGCCACAAGAAGACAACCCGGAAGAGGAAGCGGGACCGTGATATTGACCTTCCAGGTCCGGCCATGCCTAGCTCCAGTGGGCGGAGCAGAGATAAAGACGATGACTGTAAGAAGCAGAAGAAACGTGGCCGTCCTCCTGCCGAGAAACTTTCCCCCAACCCTCCCACGCTCACCAAGAAGATGAAAAAGATTGTGGACACCGTAATCAAGTACAAGGATGG CAATGGAAGACAGCTCAGTGAAGTGTTTATTCAACTGCCTTCTCGTAAAGAGCTTCCTGAATATTATGAACTGATTCGCAAAcctgtggacttcaggaagatcAAG GAGCGCATCAAGAGTCATAAGTACCGCAGTCTGAATGACCTGGAGAAGGACATCATGCTGCTCTGCTCGAACGCTCAGACCTTTAACTTGGAAGGATCACTG ATCTATGAGGACTCTATCGTGCTGCAGTCCGTGTTTACCAGCGTGCGGCAGAAGATCGAGAAAGAGGAAGAAAGTGAGGGAGAGGAgagtgaagaggaggaggaagatgctGATGAAGGATCGGAGTCTGAAT CTCGTTCAGTGAAGGTGAAGATCAAGTTGAGTCGCAAGGAAAAGATGGAGAGAGGAAAGGGAAGACGGCGAACCGGACGGAGCTCACGGCCCAAACCTGTTGTTAGCGATGATGACAGCGACGACGAACAGGACGAG GAGCGTTCCGGTAGCGGCAGCGATGAAGACTGA